One stretch of Meriones unguiculatus strain TT.TT164.6M chromosome 7, Bangor_MerUng_6.1, whole genome shotgun sequence DNA includes these proteins:
- the Kif26a gene encoding kinesin-like protein KIF26A isoform X3: MVGRGASLCAVQPAVAECGPAPEPQPLEVSPRKRLPAGLDQDPCSSSRPAPEGAGASAEQGHSAGGGGWCRHCHTKLVELKRQAWKLVSGPGTPLRDPCLSTLLLDKLPASGVQPACRPDAESRCDVCTTHLHQLTREALRLLQTPASHEDPDASRGGLVAPSLRDPPGPVGLTGRQPPVGPDRRKATAWPPGPSVQVSVAPAGLGGALSTVTIQAQQCLEGVWSLSRVNSFLPPTCLAEAAVAAVAVADTVRDCPPTAGAERMSKAWGRGACTSALVTPAPGTSAGGSTGPSAAASFFIRAAQKLSLASKRKKHHPPPAPTTRGTSTYPTDFSGTLQLWPPPVPPCLLRAASKAKENPSSFGKVKVMLRIWPAQGVQRSAESTSFLKVDPRKKQVTLYDPAAGPPGCAGLRHNPTAPVPKMFAFDAIFPQDSEQAEVCSGTVADVLQSVVAGADGCIFSFGHMSLGKSYTMIGKDSSPQSLGVVPCAISWLFRLIDERKERMGTRFSIRVSAVEVCGHDQSLRDLLAEVASGNLQDTQSPGVYLREDPVCGAQLQNQNELRAPTAERAAFYLDAALAARSTSRAGCGEDARRSSHMLFTLHVYQYRVEKCGQGGMSGGRSRLHLIDLGSCEAAPGRGGEASGGPLCLSLSALGSVILALVNGAKHVPYRDHRLTMLLRESLATANCRTTMIVHISDSPAHHAETLSTVQLAARIHRLRRKKGKCASSSSGGESSCEEGRARRPPHLRPFHPRPVVLDPDRSAPGLSGDPDYSSSSEQSCDTVIYVGPGGAALSDRELTDNEGPPDFVPIIPSLSRRRPSEGPRDADHFRCSTFAELQERLECIDGSEGFPGAQGGSDGAQASPARAGRKPSLPEATSPRKAVGPPMVSSSPRGGPAQDTHRSTSESSKTGSQGDQRLDGTLPEPPAADKTSGGGGRRPLPSPAPPPPRQPEARGVPTEPGGEGPDSAMRTPPVGRSGQVASSPLLSDTAYPCPSARGRHLERGLLTTTVTLQQPVELNGEDELVFTVVEELPLGGLAGATRPSSLASLGSDCSLQALASGSRPVSIISSINDEFDAYTSQVSEGPGDPGELPEGPAWAGGSPASSIGSWLSDVSVCLAENRSPTPQPPFGPDSAAGPGPPEFPTPSGSLEDSKVRSSECGRPDNPGSARSAHPGEAVVTQSRPGRELWAGSLNDAASVQTIHSSLPRKTRTTSTTSRARPSRGPYSPGGLFEDPWLLRAEDCDTPQIATMGGAPSPSPGSPRLPDTQMMLACAQRVVDGCEVAARVTRRPEAVARIPPLRRGATTLGVTTPAASCGDPSAEAVVHSGSLKTTSSSRKNVSPKGAFFPRPSGAGPPPPPVRKSSLEQSTALVPTQALGLTRTGATSAFRGEEEARPSGRTDYSVPKATSSLKARAGKMEVAQRPTGHMSLERCEGLTHGSSKSREVPGRPPRAVPRLGVPPTSPPLGSASASRSSPAKSVGAAKPPAGGPKGRNLGASTSRALGATAKPLAPMAGKTTSGPVPGPRTAPRAVPGIGAKAGRGTIMGTKQAFRAAHSRVHELAAGGSPGRGGLSWGSTDSDSGNDSGVNLAEERQPMSPALPSPYSKVTAPRRPQRYSSGHGSDNSSVLSGELPPAMGRTALFYHSGGSSGYESMIRDSEATGSASSAPDSMSESGTASPGARSRSLKSPKKRATGLQRRRLIPAPLPDAAALGRKPSLPGQWVDLPPPLAGSLKEPFEIKVYEIDDVERLQRRRLPPREDEAKPSQDMEKGPVCISSKLRLAERRQQRLQEVQAKRDHLCEELAETQGRLMVEPGRWLEQFEVDPELEPESAEYLAALEQATAALEQCVNLCKAHVMMVTCFDIGVAATAAVPGPQEVDV, from the exons GATCCTTGCCTCTCCACCCTGCTCCTTGACAAGCTCCCAGCGTCTGGGGTTCAGCCGGCGTGCCGCCCTGACGCGGAGAGTCGCTGTGACGTCTGCACCACGCACCTGCACCAGCTCACTCGGGAGGCGCTGCGCCTGTTACAGACCCCCGCCAGCCACGAGGACCCTGATGCTTCCCGAGGAGGCCTTGTGGCTCCCAGCCTCAGGGACCCCCCTGGGCCGGTGGGCCTCACAGGGAGGCAGCCCCCTGTGGGGCCTGACAGGAGGAAGGCAACAGCGTGGCCACCCGGCCCCAGCGTCCAGGTGTCCGTAGCACCAGCAGGCCTTGGGGGAGCGTTGAGTACTGTCACCATCCAGGCCCAGCAGTGCCTGGAGGGTGTGTGGAGCCTCTCAAGGGTCAACAGCTTCTTGCCACCCACCTGCCTG gctGAGGCGGCTGTAGCTGCTGTGGCTGTGGCCGACACCGTCCGAGACTGTCCCCCGACAGCAGGTGCTGAGCGTATGTCTAAGGCGTGGGGCCGAGGTGCTTGTACTTCAGCCCTGGTTACCCCAGCCCCGGGCACCTCAGCGGGGGGCTCCACAGGCCCATCTGCGGCAGCCTCTTTCTTTATAAG GGCTGCCCAGAAGCTCAGCCTGGCCTCCAAGCGCAAGAAGCATCACCCGCCACCTGCACCCACCACTCGAGGCACGTCCACCTACCCCACGGACTTCAGTGGCACTCTACAGCTGTGGCCGCCCCCGGTGCCCCCCTGCCTGCTCAGGGCTGCCTCCAAGGCCAAGGAAAACCCCAGCAGCTTCGGAAAG GTAAAGGTTATGCTGCGCATCTGGCCAGCACAAGGAGTCCAGCGCTCAGCCGAGTCCACATCCTTCCTGAAGGTGGACCCGCGGAAGAAGCAGGTGACTCTCTATGACCCCGCTGCTGGGCCTCCAGGCTGTGCAGGCCTCCGGCACAACCCCACAGCACCAGTCCCCAAGATGTTTGCTTTTGATGCCATCTTCCCCCAGGACTCGGAGCAG GCTGAGGTCTGCTCAGGGACTGTGGCTGACGTGCTCCAGTCTGTGGTTGCTGGAGCTGATGGCTGTATTTTTTCCTTTGGCCACATGAGCCTTG GCAAGTCATATACCATGATCGGGAAGGACAGCTCACCTCAGAGCCTGGGTGTCGTGCCCTGTGCTATCTCCTGGCTCTTCAGGCTCATTGATGAACGCAAGGAGAGGATGGGCACGCGCTTCTCCATCCGCGTGTCCGCTGTGGAAGTGTGCGGCCATGACCAGAGTCTTCGGGACCTGCTCGCCGAGGTGGCTTCAGGCAACCTTCAGGACACCCAGTCCCCGGGCGTGTACCTTCGCGAGGACCCCGTGTGTGGGGCACAG CTCCAGAACCAGAATGAGCTGCGAGCCCCCACAGCAGAGAGGGCAGCCTTCTACCTGGACGCAGCCCTGGCAGCCCGCAGCACCAGCCGTGCCGGCTGTGGGGAAGACGCCCGGCGTAGCTCCCACATGCTCTTCACGCTGCACGTATACCAGTATCGTGTGGAGAAGTGTGGCCAAGGAGGAA TGTCTGGAGGTCGTAGCCGCCTGCACCTTATCGACCTGGGCAGCTGTGAGGCAGCCCCGGGCAGAGGTGGGGAAGCTTCGGGAGGACCCCTGTGTCTGTCGCTCTCAGCTCTGGGCAGTGTCATCCTGGCCCTGGTCAACGGGGCCAAGCATGTGCCCTACAG GGACCACAGGCTCACCATGCTGCTTCGGGAGTCCCTGGCTACTGCCAACTGCAGGACCACTATGATCGTGCACATCTCGGACTCACCAGCCCACCACGCAGAGACACTCAGCACTGTGCAGCTGGCCGCCCGCATCCACCGCCTTCGCAGGAAGAAGGGCAAG TGCGCCTCCAGCTCCTCGGGAGGGGAGAGCTCCTGCGAGGAGGGCCGGGCCCGCCGACCCCCGCACCTTCGGCCCTTCCACCCGCGTCCTGTGGTGCTGGACCCCGACCGCTCGGCTCCTGGCCTGTCTGGCGACCCTGACTACTCCTCCAGCAGTGAGCAGTCCTGCGACACGGTCATTTATGTGGGTCCTGGTGGGGCAGCGCTGTCAGACCGTGAGCTCACTGACAACGAGGGCCCGCCTGACTTTGTGCCCATTATCCCCTCGCTGAGCCGCCGCAGGCCCTCTGAGGGACCCCGGGACGCCGACCACTTCCGCTGCAGCACATTTGCGGAGCTGCAGGAGCGGCTGGAATGCATAGATGGTAGCGAGGGATTCCCTGGCGCCCAGGGTGGCTCTGATGGAGCCCAAGCCAGCCCCGCCCGGGCAGGCAGGAAACCCTCGCTACCCGAGGCCACATCCCCCAGGAAGGCTGTGGGTCCCCCAATGGTCAGCAGTTCCCCTCGAGGCGGCCCTGCACAAGATACTCACCGGAGCACCTCAGAGTCCTCTAAGACTGGCTCCCAAGGTGATCAGAGACTAGATGGGACCCTGCCTGAGCCACCTGCCGCAGACAAGAcctcgggaggtggaggcaggaggccgTTGCCCAGTCCAGCCCCTCCACCACCTCGGCAGCCAGAAGCTCGGGGTGTCCCCACAGAACCTGGGGGAGAAGGCCCTGACAGTGCGATGCGGACACCCCCTGTGGGCAGGAGTGGGCAGGTGGCCTCGTCCCCACTGCTCTCGGACACAGCATATCCTTGCCCGTCTGCTCGAGGGCGCCATCTGGAGAGGGGCCTGCTGACCACCACAGTGACCCTGCAGCAGCCCGTGGAGCTGAATGGCGAAGATGAGCTGGTGTTCACGGTGGTAGAGGAGCTCCCTCTAGGTGGACTTGCAGGGGCCACCCGGCCCTCCAGTCTGGCCAGCTTGGGCAGCGACTGTTCCCTTCAGGCCTTGGCCTCAGGCTCAAGGCCGGTCAGCATCATCAGCAGTATCAATGACGAGTTTGACGCCTATACCTCGCAGGTGTCTGAGGGCCCGGGAGACCCTGGGGAGCTCCCAGAGGGACCGGCATGGGCTGGCGGCAGTCCAGCCTCATCCATCGGCTCCTGGCTGAGTGATGTCAGCGTCTGCCTGGCTGAAAACCGCAGTCCCACACCACAGCCTCCCTTCGGCCCTGACTCTGCAGCAGGGCCGGGTCCACCGGAGTTTCCTACCCCAAGTGGCTCCCTAGAGGACAGCAAGGTCAGGTCCTCAGAGTGCGGAAGACCAGACAATCCCGGCTCAGCCCGGAGTGCCCACCCTGGGGAGGCAGTCGTAACTCAGAGCCGACCTGGCAGAGAGCTTTGGGCCGGGTCCCTGAATGACGCAGCCTCAGTCCAGACCATCCACTCCAGCCTCCCCCGGAAAACCAGGACTACCTCAACCACCAGCCGTGCTCGCCCCAGCCGGGGTCCTTACAGCCCTGGAGGCCTGTTTGAGGACCCTTGGCTACTCCGGGCAGAGGACTGTGACACACCCCAGATAGCCACCATGGGCGGGGCCCCAAGCCCAAGCCCAGGCTCCCCTAGACTGCCTGACACTCAGATGATGCTGGCTTGTGCCCAGAGAGTGGTAGATGGATGTGAAGTGGCGGCCAGAGTGACGCGGAGGCCAGAGGCTGTGGCTCGGATCCCACCTCTGCGGAGGGGAGCCACCACGCTGGGAGTGACCACACCCGCTGCATCCTGTGGGGACCCTTCAGCAGAGGCAGTGGTCCATTCAGGAAGCCTCAAGACCACCTCCAGCAGTAGGAAGAACGTATCTCCCAAGGGGGCTTTCTTTCCGAGGCCTAGCGGGGCAGGGCCCCCACCTCCACCTGTGCGCAAGTCTAGCCTGGAGCAGAGCACGGCCCTCGTCCCTACCCAGGCCTTGGGGCTGACCAGGACGGGGGCTACTTCTGCCTTCCGAGGGGAGGaggaagccaggcccagtggtcGGACTGATTACTCTGTCCCCAAGGCCACATCCAGCCTGAAAGCCCGAGCTGGCAAGATGGAGGTGGCACAGCGTCCCACTGGCCACATGTCCCTGGAGCGGTGCGAGGGTCTGACACATGGTAGCAGCAAGTCCAGAGAAGTTCCAGGACGTCCACCGAGGGCTGTGCCCAGGCTGGGTGTACCACCTACCAGTCCCCCACTTGGATCGGCTTCTGCCTCTAGGAGCAGCCCAGCTAAAAGTGTTGGAGCAGCCAAGCCTCCAGCTGGTGGGCCGAAGGGCCGTAATCTGGGGGCCAGTACGTCTCGGGCTCTGGGTGCCACAGCGAAGCCACTGGCCCCCATGGCAGGCAAGACAACCAGTGGGCCCGTGCCAGGACCCCGAACCGCTCCACGGGCTGTGCCTGGCATTGGGGCCAAGGCGGGCCGGGGTACCATCATGGGCACTAAGCAGGCATTCCGGGCTGCCCATAGCCGTGTCCACGAATTGGCAGCCGGTGGGTCTCCTGGTAGAGGTGGCCTCTCCTGGGGCTCCACAGACTCGGACAGTGGCAATGACAGTGGTGTGAACCTGGCGGAGGAGCGGCAGCCCATGAGCCCCGCCCTGCCATCCCCCTACAGCAAGGTGACCGCCCCACGGAGGCCCCAGCGCTACAGCAGCGGCCACGGCAGTGACAACAGCAGCGTGTTGAGTGGGGAGCTCCCCCCTGCCATGGGCCGCACGGCACTCTTCTATCACAGCGGTGGCAGCAGTGGCTATGAGAGCATGATCCGAGACAGCGAGGCCACCGGCAGTGCCTCCTCAGCCCCTGACTCCATGAGTGAGAGCGGAACAGCCTCCCCGGGTGCCCGCTCCCGCAGCCTCAAGTCCCCGAAGAAGAGGGCCACAG GTCTACAGAGGCGGAGGCTGATCCCGGCCCCTCTACCTGATGCTGCTGCCTTAGGCCGAAAGCCCAGTCTTCCTGGGCAGTGGGTGGACTTGCCTCCGCCCCTGGCTGGCTCTCTGAAGGAGCCTTTTGAGATCAAGGTGTATGAAATAGATGATGTGGAACGCCTGCAGCGGCGCCGTCTGCCTCCGAGGGAGGACGAAGCCAAG CCGTCCCAGGATATGGAGAAG GGCCCAGTGTGCATCAGCTCCAAGCTGCGGCTAGCAGAGCGCAGGCAGCAGCGGCTGCAGGAAGTGCAGGCAAAGCGTGACCACCTCTGCGAGGAGCTGGCTGAGACCCAGGGCCGGCTGATGGTAGAGCCCGGGCGCTGGCTGGAGCAGT TTGAGGTGGACCCAGAGCTGGAGCCGGAATCAGCTGAGTATCTGGCGGCCCTGGAGCAGGCCACGGCGGCCCTGGAGCAGTGTGTTAACCTGTGCAAGGCCCACGTCATGATGGTCACCTGCTTCGACATTGGCGTTGCTGCCACCGCTGCTGTACCTGGGCCGCAAGAGGTGGATGTGTGA
- the Kif26a gene encoding kinesin-like protein KIF26A isoform X4 → MVGRGASLCAVQPAVAECGPAPEPQPLEVSPRKRLPAGLDQDPCSSSRPAPEGAGASAEQGHSAGGGGWCRHCHTKLVELKRQAWKLVSGPGTPLRDPCLSTLLLDKLPASGVQPACRPDAESRCDVCTTHLHQLTREALRLLQTPASHEDPDASRGGLVAPSLRDPPGPVGLTGRQPPVGPDRRKATAWPPGPSVQVSVAPAGLGGALSTVTIQAQQCLEGVWSLSRVNSFLPPTCLAEAAVAAVAVADTVRDCPPTAGAERMSKAWGRGACTSALVTPAPGTSAGGSTGPSAAASFFIRAAQKLSLASKRKKHHPPPAPTTRGTSTYPTDFSGTLQLWPPPVPPCLLRAASKAKENPSSFGKVKVMLRIWPAQGVQRSAESTSFLKVDPRKKQVTLYDPAAGPPGCAGLRHNPTAPVPKMFAFDAIFPQDSEQAEVCSGTVADVLQSVVAGADGCIFSFGHMSLGKSYTMIGKDSSPQSLGVVPCAISWLFRLIDERKERMGTRFSIRVSAVEVCGHDQSLRDLLAEVASGNLQDTQSPGVYLREDPVCGAQLQNQNELRAPTAERAAFYLDAALAARSTSRAGCGEDARRSSHMLFTLHVYQYRVEKCGQGGMSGGRSRLHLIDLGSCEAAPGRGGEASGGPLCLSLSALGSVILALVNGAKHVPYRDHRLTMLLRESLATANCRTTMIVHISDSPAHHAETLSTVQLAARIHRLRRKKGKCASSSSGGESSCEEGRARRPPHLRPFHPRPVVLDPDRSAPGLSGDPDYSSSSEQSCDTVIYVGPGGAALSDRELTDNEGPPDFVPIIPSLSRRRPSEGPRDADHFRCSTFAELQERLECIDGSEGFPGAQGGSDGAQASPARAGRKPSLPEATSPRKAVGPPMVSSSPRGGPAQDTHRSTSESSKTGSQGDQRLDGTLPEPPAADKTSGGGGRRPLPSPAPPPPRQPEARGVPTEPGGEGPDSAMRTPPVGRSGQVASSPLLSDTAYPCPSARGRHLERGLLTTTVTLQQPVELNGEDELVFTVVEELPLGGLAGATRPSSLASLGSDCSLQALASGSRPVSIISSINDEFDAYTSQVSEGPGDPGELPEGPAWAGGSPASSIGSWLSDVSVCLAENRSPTPQPPFGPDSAAGPGPPEFPTPSGSLEDSKVRSSECGRPDNPGSARSAHPGEAVVTQSRPGRELWAGSLNDAASVQTIHSSLPRKTRTTSTTSRARPSRGPYSPGGLFEDPWLLRAEDCDTPQIATMGGAPSPSPGSPRLPDTQMMLACAQRVVDGCEVAARVTRRPEAVARIPPLRRGATTLGVTTPAASCGDPSAEAVVHSGSLKTTSSSRKNVSPKGAFFPRPSGAGPPPPPVRKSSLEQSTALVPTQALGLTRTGATSAFRGEEEARPSGRTDYSVPKATSSLKARAGKMEVAQRPTGHMSLERCEGLTHGSSKSREVPGRPPRAVPRLGVPPTSPPLGSASASRSSPAKSVGAAKPPAGGPKGRNLGASTSRALGATAKPLAPMAGKTTSGPVPGPRTAPRAVPGIGAKAGRGTIMGTKQAFRAAHSRVHELAAGGSPGRGGLSWGSTDSDSGNDSGVNLAEERQPMSPALPSPYSKVTAPRRPQRYSSGHGSDNSSVLSGELPPAMGRTALFYHSGGSSGYESMIRDSEATGSASSAPDSMSESGTASPGARSRSLKSPKKRATGLQRRRLIPAPLPDAAALGRKPSLPGQWVDLPPPLAGSLKEPFEIKVYEIDDVERLQRRRLPPREDEAKGPVCISSKLRLAERRQQRLQEVQAKRDHLCEELAETQGRLMVEPGRWLEQFEVDPELEPESAEYLAALEQATAALEQCVNLCKAHVMMVTCFDIGVAATAAVPGPQEVDV, encoded by the exons GATCCTTGCCTCTCCACCCTGCTCCTTGACAAGCTCCCAGCGTCTGGGGTTCAGCCGGCGTGCCGCCCTGACGCGGAGAGTCGCTGTGACGTCTGCACCACGCACCTGCACCAGCTCACTCGGGAGGCGCTGCGCCTGTTACAGACCCCCGCCAGCCACGAGGACCCTGATGCTTCCCGAGGAGGCCTTGTGGCTCCCAGCCTCAGGGACCCCCCTGGGCCGGTGGGCCTCACAGGGAGGCAGCCCCCTGTGGGGCCTGACAGGAGGAAGGCAACAGCGTGGCCACCCGGCCCCAGCGTCCAGGTGTCCGTAGCACCAGCAGGCCTTGGGGGAGCGTTGAGTACTGTCACCATCCAGGCCCAGCAGTGCCTGGAGGGTGTGTGGAGCCTCTCAAGGGTCAACAGCTTCTTGCCACCCACCTGCCTG gctGAGGCGGCTGTAGCTGCTGTGGCTGTGGCCGACACCGTCCGAGACTGTCCCCCGACAGCAGGTGCTGAGCGTATGTCTAAGGCGTGGGGCCGAGGTGCTTGTACTTCAGCCCTGGTTACCCCAGCCCCGGGCACCTCAGCGGGGGGCTCCACAGGCCCATCTGCGGCAGCCTCTTTCTTTATAAG GGCTGCCCAGAAGCTCAGCCTGGCCTCCAAGCGCAAGAAGCATCACCCGCCACCTGCACCCACCACTCGAGGCACGTCCACCTACCCCACGGACTTCAGTGGCACTCTACAGCTGTGGCCGCCCCCGGTGCCCCCCTGCCTGCTCAGGGCTGCCTCCAAGGCCAAGGAAAACCCCAGCAGCTTCGGAAAG GTAAAGGTTATGCTGCGCATCTGGCCAGCACAAGGAGTCCAGCGCTCAGCCGAGTCCACATCCTTCCTGAAGGTGGACCCGCGGAAGAAGCAGGTGACTCTCTATGACCCCGCTGCTGGGCCTCCAGGCTGTGCAGGCCTCCGGCACAACCCCACAGCACCAGTCCCCAAGATGTTTGCTTTTGATGCCATCTTCCCCCAGGACTCGGAGCAG GCTGAGGTCTGCTCAGGGACTGTGGCTGACGTGCTCCAGTCTGTGGTTGCTGGAGCTGATGGCTGTATTTTTTCCTTTGGCCACATGAGCCTTG GCAAGTCATATACCATGATCGGGAAGGACAGCTCACCTCAGAGCCTGGGTGTCGTGCCCTGTGCTATCTCCTGGCTCTTCAGGCTCATTGATGAACGCAAGGAGAGGATGGGCACGCGCTTCTCCATCCGCGTGTCCGCTGTGGAAGTGTGCGGCCATGACCAGAGTCTTCGGGACCTGCTCGCCGAGGTGGCTTCAGGCAACCTTCAGGACACCCAGTCCCCGGGCGTGTACCTTCGCGAGGACCCCGTGTGTGGGGCACAG CTCCAGAACCAGAATGAGCTGCGAGCCCCCACAGCAGAGAGGGCAGCCTTCTACCTGGACGCAGCCCTGGCAGCCCGCAGCACCAGCCGTGCCGGCTGTGGGGAAGACGCCCGGCGTAGCTCCCACATGCTCTTCACGCTGCACGTATACCAGTATCGTGTGGAGAAGTGTGGCCAAGGAGGAA TGTCTGGAGGTCGTAGCCGCCTGCACCTTATCGACCTGGGCAGCTGTGAGGCAGCCCCGGGCAGAGGTGGGGAAGCTTCGGGAGGACCCCTGTGTCTGTCGCTCTCAGCTCTGGGCAGTGTCATCCTGGCCCTGGTCAACGGGGCCAAGCATGTGCCCTACAG GGACCACAGGCTCACCATGCTGCTTCGGGAGTCCCTGGCTACTGCCAACTGCAGGACCACTATGATCGTGCACATCTCGGACTCACCAGCCCACCACGCAGAGACACTCAGCACTGTGCAGCTGGCCGCCCGCATCCACCGCCTTCGCAGGAAGAAGGGCAAG TGCGCCTCCAGCTCCTCGGGAGGGGAGAGCTCCTGCGAGGAGGGCCGGGCCCGCCGACCCCCGCACCTTCGGCCCTTCCACCCGCGTCCTGTGGTGCTGGACCCCGACCGCTCGGCTCCTGGCCTGTCTGGCGACCCTGACTACTCCTCCAGCAGTGAGCAGTCCTGCGACACGGTCATTTATGTGGGTCCTGGTGGGGCAGCGCTGTCAGACCGTGAGCTCACTGACAACGAGGGCCCGCCTGACTTTGTGCCCATTATCCCCTCGCTGAGCCGCCGCAGGCCCTCTGAGGGACCCCGGGACGCCGACCACTTCCGCTGCAGCACATTTGCGGAGCTGCAGGAGCGGCTGGAATGCATAGATGGTAGCGAGGGATTCCCTGGCGCCCAGGGTGGCTCTGATGGAGCCCAAGCCAGCCCCGCCCGGGCAGGCAGGAAACCCTCGCTACCCGAGGCCACATCCCCCAGGAAGGCTGTGGGTCCCCCAATGGTCAGCAGTTCCCCTCGAGGCGGCCCTGCACAAGATACTCACCGGAGCACCTCAGAGTCCTCTAAGACTGGCTCCCAAGGTGATCAGAGACTAGATGGGACCCTGCCTGAGCCACCTGCCGCAGACAAGAcctcgggaggtggaggcaggaggccgTTGCCCAGTCCAGCCCCTCCACCACCTCGGCAGCCAGAAGCTCGGGGTGTCCCCACAGAACCTGGGGGAGAAGGCCCTGACAGTGCGATGCGGACACCCCCTGTGGGCAGGAGTGGGCAGGTGGCCTCGTCCCCACTGCTCTCGGACACAGCATATCCTTGCCCGTCTGCTCGAGGGCGCCATCTGGAGAGGGGCCTGCTGACCACCACAGTGACCCTGCAGCAGCCCGTGGAGCTGAATGGCGAAGATGAGCTGGTGTTCACGGTGGTAGAGGAGCTCCCTCTAGGTGGACTTGCAGGGGCCACCCGGCCCTCCAGTCTGGCCAGCTTGGGCAGCGACTGTTCCCTTCAGGCCTTGGCCTCAGGCTCAAGGCCGGTCAGCATCATCAGCAGTATCAATGACGAGTTTGACGCCTATACCTCGCAGGTGTCTGAGGGCCCGGGAGACCCTGGGGAGCTCCCAGAGGGACCGGCATGGGCTGGCGGCAGTCCAGCCTCATCCATCGGCTCCTGGCTGAGTGATGTCAGCGTCTGCCTGGCTGAAAACCGCAGTCCCACACCACAGCCTCCCTTCGGCCCTGACTCTGCAGCAGGGCCGGGTCCACCGGAGTTTCCTACCCCAAGTGGCTCCCTAGAGGACAGCAAGGTCAGGTCCTCAGAGTGCGGAAGACCAGACAATCCCGGCTCAGCCCGGAGTGCCCACCCTGGGGAGGCAGTCGTAACTCAGAGCCGACCTGGCAGAGAGCTTTGGGCCGGGTCCCTGAATGACGCAGCCTCAGTCCAGACCATCCACTCCAGCCTCCCCCGGAAAACCAGGACTACCTCAACCACCAGCCGTGCTCGCCCCAGCCGGGGTCCTTACAGCCCTGGAGGCCTGTTTGAGGACCCTTGGCTACTCCGGGCAGAGGACTGTGACACACCCCAGATAGCCACCATGGGCGGGGCCCCAAGCCCAAGCCCAGGCTCCCCTAGACTGCCTGACACTCAGATGATGCTGGCTTGTGCCCAGAGAGTGGTAGATGGATGTGAAGTGGCGGCCAGAGTGACGCGGAGGCCAGAGGCTGTGGCTCGGATCCCACCTCTGCGGAGGGGAGCCACCACGCTGGGAGTGACCACACCCGCTGCATCCTGTGGGGACCCTTCAGCAGAGGCAGTGGTCCATTCAGGAAGCCTCAAGACCACCTCCAGCAGTAGGAAGAACGTATCTCCCAAGGGGGCTTTCTTTCCGAGGCCTAGCGGGGCAGGGCCCCCACCTCCACCTGTGCGCAAGTCTAGCCTGGAGCAGAGCACGGCCCTCGTCCCTACCCAGGCCTTGGGGCTGACCAGGACGGGGGCTACTTCTGCCTTCCGAGGGGAGGaggaagccaggcccagtggtcGGACTGATTACTCTGTCCCCAAGGCCACATCCAGCCTGAAAGCCCGAGCTGGCAAGATGGAGGTGGCACAGCGTCCCACTGGCCACATGTCCCTGGAGCGGTGCGAGGGTCTGACACATGGTAGCAGCAAGTCCAGAGAAGTTCCAGGACGTCCACCGAGGGCTGTGCCCAGGCTGGGTGTACCACCTACCAGTCCCCCACTTGGATCGGCTTCTGCCTCTAGGAGCAGCCCAGCTAAAAGTGTTGGAGCAGCCAAGCCTCCAGCTGGTGGGCCGAAGGGCCGTAATCTGGGGGCCAGTACGTCTCGGGCTCTGGGTGCCACAGCGAAGCCACTGGCCCCCATGGCAGGCAAGACAACCAGTGGGCCCGTGCCAGGACCCCGAACCGCTCCACGGGCTGTGCCTGGCATTGGGGCCAAGGCGGGCCGGGGTACCATCATGGGCACTAAGCAGGCATTCCGGGCTGCCCATAGCCGTGTCCACGAATTGGCAGCCGGTGGGTCTCCTGGTAGAGGTGGCCTCTCCTGGGGCTCCACAGACTCGGACAGTGGCAATGACAGTGGTGTGAACCTGGCGGAGGAGCGGCAGCCCATGAGCCCCGCCCTGCCATCCCCCTACAGCAAGGTGACCGCCCCACGGAGGCCCCAGCGCTACAGCAGCGGCCACGGCAGTGACAACAGCAGCGTGTTGAGTGGGGAGCTCCCCCCTGCCATGGGCCGCACGGCACTCTTCTATCACAGCGGTGGCAGCAGTGGCTATGAGAGCATGATCCGAGACAGCGAGGCCACCGGCAGTGCCTCCTCAGCCCCTGACTCCATGAGTGAGAGCGGAACAGCCTCCCCGGGTGCCCGCTCCCGCAGCCTCAAGTCCCCGAAGAAGAGGGCCACAG GTCTACAGAGGCGGAGGCTGATCCCGGCCCCTCTACCTGATGCTGCTGCCTTAGGCCGAAAGCCCAGTCTTCCTGGGCAGTGGGTGGACTTGCCTCCGCCCCTGGCTGGCTCTCTGAAGGAGCCTTTTGAGATCAAGGTGTATGAAATAGATGATGTGGAACGCCTGCAGCGGCGCCGTCTGCCTCCGAGGGAGGACGAAGCCAAG GGCCCAGTGTGCATCAGCTCCAAGCTGCGGCTAGCAGAGCGCAGGCAGCAGCGGCTGCAGGAAGTGCAGGCAAAGCGTGACCACCTCTGCGAGGAGCTGGCTGAGACCCAGGGCCGGCTGATGGTAGAGCCCGGGCGCTGGCTGGAGCAGT TTGAGGTGGACCCAGAGCTGGAGCCGGAATCAGCTGAGTATCTGGCGGCCCTGGAGCAGGCCACGGCGGCCCTGGAGCAGTGTGTTAACCTGTGCAAGGCCCACGTCATGATGGTCACCTGCTTCGACATTGGCGTTGCTGCCACCGCTGCTGTACCTGGGCCGCAAGAGGTGGATGTGTGA